The Apium graveolens cultivar Ventura chromosome 6, ASM990537v1, whole genome shotgun sequence genome contains a region encoding:
- the LOC141663601 gene encoding DNA topoisomerase 6 subunit A-like isoform X2 — translation MHYNETLQSLLDLGYGEWSTYLSYIPVMEKESPPEHKLEFDWLAICERVRLGEEAHMEHIGNRRPKSIPFVQLSGVRIHGQYQLLDSNNNLMPDSSIRIAVPVPIQTNASVILLATSDKILKDLISFNDKSKYLVVGVSWDILSYLFLRTLRASYPDIPIVAVTDLNPHHLDLLTFLDTPLKKLPCCYGWDLSGESRDENNVDSVNIKWLGVRPCDCKSRLSYDGASCYPSGFREVTRMLRANPIFRAKKDWLAALSWLDVFGKSVTFHPLAPGDVDPNSADCHLYLGDFFVAKKLRRRDWV, via the coding sequence ATGCATTACAACGAGACTTTACAATCTTTGTTAGACTTGGGATACGGGGAATGGTCCACCTACTTGTCTTACATCCCAGTCATGGAAAAAGAATCCCCACCAGAACATAAATTGGAATTCGACTGGTTGGCAATTTGCGAGCGTGTAAGATTGGGAGAGGAAGCACATATGGAACACATAGGCAACCGAAGGCCAAAATCCATTCCATTTGTTCAACTGTCAGGAGTAAGAATTCATGGTCAGTATCAGTTGCTCGATTCGAACAACAATCTTATGCCTGATTCAAGTATTAGGATTGCTGTCCCTGTCCCTATCCAGACAAATGCCTCTGTTATTCTTTTGGCTACGAGTGATAAGATTTTAAAGGATCTGATATCCTTTAATGATAAGTCTAAGTATCTTGTAGTTGGTGTTAGTTGGGACATATTGTCGTATTTATTTCTCAGGACACTTAGAGCATCATACCCGGACATTCCCATTGTTGCTGTCACTGACTTAAACCCCCATCACCTCGACTTGCTGACCTTCCTTGACACACCTCTCAAAAAATTACCATGTTGCTACGGGTGGGATCTCAGCGGTGAGTCTAGAGATGAGAATAATGTTGATTCTGTGAATATAAAGTGGCTTGGTGTGAGGCCCTGTGACTGTAAGTCTCGCCTTTCTTATGATGGTGCTAGTTGTTATCCTTCTGGCTTTCGTGAGGTCACTCGCATGCTCAGGGCTAATCCCATTTTCCGTGCTAAGAAAGACTGGTTAGCGGCACTGAGTTGGCTCGATGTGTTTGGCAAGTCGGTGACATTCCACCCTCTGGCTCCCGGAGATGTTGATCCAAATTCTGCTGATTGTCACCTATATCTAGGGGATTTTTTCGTTGCTAAGAAATTACGGAGAAGAGATTGGGTTTAG
- the LOC141663601 gene encoding uncharacterized protein LOC141663601 isoform X1, with amino-acid sequence MKRKSIQILVHIVSWPGVEPVLLDGFKSSDTIYVVVERLFQTATDVDLGYPNCGKVLSPDGFVMHYNETLQSLLDLGYGEWSTYLSYIPVMEKESPPEHKLEFDWLAICERVRLGEEAHMEHIGNRRPKSIPFVQLSGVRIHGQYQLLDSNNNLMPDSSIRIAVPVPIQTNASVILLATSDKILKDLISFNDKSKYLVVGVSWDILSYLFLRTLRASYPDIPIVAVTDLNPHHLDLLTFLDTPLKKLPCCYGWDLSGESRDENNVDSVNIKWLGVRPCDCKSRLSYDGASCYPSGFREVTRMLRANPIFRAKKDWLAALSWLDVFGKSVTFHPLAPGDVDPNSADCHLYLGDFFVAKKLRRRDWV; translated from the exons ATGAAGAGAAAATCAATTCAG ATACTTGTGCACATAGTTTCCTGGCCAGGAGTTGAACCTGTCCTTTTGGATGGGTTCAAATCTTCTGATACTATTTACGTCGTCGTGGAAAGGCTCTTCCAGACAGCAACAGACGTTGACCTTGGTTATCCTAATTGTGGAAAAGTGTTGTCGCCCGATGGATTTGTTATGCATTACAACGAGACTTTACAATCTTTGTTAGACTTGGGATACGGGGAATGGTCCACCTACTTGTCTTACATCCCAGTCATGGAAAAAGAATCCCCACCAGAACATAAATTGGAATTCGACTGGTTGGCAATTTGCGAGCGTGTAAGATTGGGAGAGGAAGCACATATGGAACACATAGGCAACCGAAGGCCAAAATCCATTCCATTTGTTCAACTGTCAGGAGTAAGAATTCATGGTCAGTATCAGTTGCTCGATTCGAACAACAATCTTATGCCTGATTCAAGTATTAGGATTGCTGTCCCTGTCCCTATCCAGACAAATGCCTCTGTTATTCTTTTGGCTACGAGTGATAAGATTTTAAAGGATCTGATATCCTTTAATGATAAGTCTAAGTATCTTGTAGTTGGTGTTAGTTGGGACATATTGTCGTATTTATTTCTCAGGACACTTAGAGCATCATACCCGGACATTCCCATTGTTGCTGTCACTGACTTAAACCCCCATCACCTCGACTTGCTGACCTTCCTTGACACACCTCTCAAAAAATTACCATGTTGCTACGGGTGGGATCTCAGCGGTGAGTCTAGAGATGAGAATAATGTTGATTCTGTGAATATAAAGTGGCTTGGTGTGAGGCCCTGTGACTGTAAGTCTCGCCTTTCTTATGATGGTGCTAGTTGTTATCCTTCTGGCTTTCGTGAGGTCACTCGCATGCTCAGGGCTAATCCCATTTTCCGTGCTAAGAAAGACTGGTTAGCGGCACTGAGTTGGCTCGATGTGTTTGGCAAGTCGGTGACATTCCACCCTCTGGCTCCCGGAGATGTTGATCCAAATTCTGCTGATTGTCACCTATATCTAGGGGATTTTTTCGTTGCTAAGAAATTACGGAGAAGAGATTGGGTTTAG
- the LOC141667635 gene encoding uncharacterized protein LOC141667635: protein MKEVITRQVSFDFERKIQKGLYEIVSEAVAMDSKSIKVRVSVSSLGRSKPFVLDGFESSDTVWIVKERINALVFKTPIKPYCVPLHPAFREMVLSNGRLIRDDQTLVSLSESCGSNEITMHYLRYTTVFGTPDLHMLRLTHSEEKPDPFSILKRPKSICEIDSGAGLGMYASYVLFNSVNEIIPLSSFKSAVSIKLNTTPPVILLAPTSEIFNHLMDTKSEYLVLRVSWDMQSYFFLRTLRTSYPDIPIVAVTDLNPHHLDLLTFLDTPPEDVPIYYGWHVTRDSDEVDRTVIDFVNIQWLGLCPNDCDALHFNYDPNHAPIPGFDEVIRVLRLNPYFDRKVDWLAALDWLDLYHKPMSFLSGGDFISKKLSNKNWV from the exons ATGAAAGAGGTCATTACGCGCCAAGTTTCATTCGACTTCGAAAGGAAAATTCAGAAGGGTTTGTACGAAATCGTAAGCGAGGCCGTGGCCATGGATAGTAAATCGATTAAG GTAAGGGTAAGTGTAAGTTCCCTAGGTCGATCTAAACCATTCGTTCTGGATGGGTTTGAATCTTCTGATACTGTTTGGATCGTCAAAGAAAGAATCAACGCTCTGGTCTTCAAGACACCAATTAAACCTTACTGTGTCCCGCTGCATCCTGCATTTAGAGAGATGGTTTTGTCAAATGGAAGACTTATTAGGGACGACCAAACTCTAGTATCTTTATCTGAGTCTTGCGGCTCCAATGAAATCACTATGCATTATCTCAGATATACAACTGTGTTTGGCACACCAGACTTGCATATGTTGAGGCTTACACATAGTGAGGAAAAGCCTGACCCATTTTCAATTCTAAAGAGACCAAAATCCATTTGTGAGATCGATTCAGGAGCAGGCCTAGGCATGTATGCCTCATATGTGTTGTTTAACTCAGTAAACGAAATCATACCTCTTTCTAGTTTTAAGTCTGCCGTCTCTATCAAATTGAACACCACTCCCCCTGTCATTCTTTTGGCTCCTACCTCTGAGATTTTTAATCATCTGATGGATACCAAGTCTGAATATCTCGTTCTTCGTGTTTCTTGGGACATGCAATCCTATTTTTTTCTCAGGACACTTAGGACTTCGTATCCAGACATTCCGATTGTAGCCGTCACTGACCTCAACCCCCACCACCTCGACCTGTTGACCTTCCTTGACACTCCCCCGGAAGACGTACCTATCTACTATGGGTGGCATGTCACCAGGGATTCTGATGAGGTCGATAGAACTGTTATTGATTTTGTTAACATCCAATGGCTTGGACTGTGTCCTAACGACTGTGATGCTCTCCACTTCAATTATGATCCTAATCATGCTCCTATTCCTGGTTTCGATGAGGTCATTCGCGTGCTCAGGTTAAATCCCTATTTTGATAGGAAGGTAGATTGGTTAGCAGCGCTGGATTGGCTTGACTTGTACCATAAGCCTATGTCGTTTCTTTCAGGAGGTGATTTCATTTCTAAGAAATTATCCAATAAAAATTGGGTTTAA